The genomic window AGAAGTCTACGCCGACCGTATTATTATCACTAACGCAGGCCGCTATGAGACCTTGATGCTCGACGGTCTAGTCTATACCAGTCAAAGCCCCGCCAATCAGCAGTTACAAAAAGCCAAGGGCGATAAAGTTGAAGTCGCCAGCCGTGTCGATCAGCGTAAAAATGCAGAAATCTCCCAAGAGTTGGCCGAATCCCGCAGCGAGCTATTGGCCGACCCCAGTAAAATTACCGATTACATCGCCATTTCTCCGGTAAAACAGGGTGAAAATGTGGTCGGCTATCGTCTGAACCCCGGCAAAGATGTCAATTTATTTAAACAAGCAGGCTTTAAAGCCAATGACTTAGCTAAATCGATTAATGGATATGACCTGACCGTGATGAGTCAGGCATTAGAAATGATGAGCCAATTACCTGAGCTAACTGAAGTTTCCATTATGGTTGAGCGGGAAGGACAATTGGTTGAAATCATGTTTAGTTTGCCGCAATAACACGCGTTAGAGGAAAGTAAAATAATGAATAACAAAAGGATTCGACGCAAACTGATTGCCGGAGTTGTGGCGGGCGCCGCCATGTTTACCTCCCAATTTGTTTGGTCCGAACAATATGCGGCCAACTTTAAAGGCACCGATATCCAAGAATTTATCAACATCGTTGGTAAAAATCTGAATAAGACCATTATTGTTGACCCAACGATACGCGGCAAAATCAACGTGCGCAGTTACGACTTGCTGAACGATGAACAGTATTACCAATTTTTCCTCAACGTCCTGCAGGTCTACGGCTATGCCATAGTCGAGATGGAAAATAACGTCATTAAGGTCATCAAAGACAAAGACGCTAAAACCGCTGCTATCCGTGTTGCCAACGACAACGACCCTGGCCTTGGGGATGAAATGGTGACCCGTATTGTGGCGCTGTATAACACAGAGGCGAAGCAACTCGCGCCGCTGCTGCGTCAGTTAAACGATAACGCCGGTGGCGGCAACGTAGTTAACTACGATCCGTCAAACGTGTTGATGCTCTCCGGCCGTGCCGCCGTGGTGAATAAGTTAGTGGAAATTGTTCGCCGCGTGGATAAACAGGGCGATACCTCGGTACAAGTGGTGCCGTTAGAGTTTGCTTCTGCCGGTGAGATGGTACGGATTATCGATACCCTCTACCGTGCAACGGCGAACCAATCGCAATTACCCGGTCAAGCGCCAAAGGTGGTCGCGGATGAGCGTATTAACGCCGTTGTGGTGAGTGGCGATGAAAAGAGCCGCCAGCGTGTGGTTGAGCTTATCCACCGCCTCGATGCCGAGCAGGCGAGCACAGGCAATACTAAGGTACGTTATTTACGCTATGCCAAGGCGGAAGATTTAGTTGAAGTGCTGACCGGTTTTGCGCAAAAACTGGAAGGTGAAAAAGATCCAAGCGCCCAGGCTGGAGCTAAACGCCGCAATGAAATCAACATTATGGCGCATACCGATACCAATGCTCTGGTGATCAGTGCCGAGCCAGATCAAATGCGTACCATAGAAAGTGTGATCAACCAGCTCGATATTCGTCGTGCCCAGGTACTGGTTGAAGCCATTATCGTGGAAGTCGCCGAGGGGGATAACGTTGGCTTTGGTGTGCAATGGGCCTCGAAAGCCGGTGGCGGTACTCAGTTTAATAACCTAGGTCCAACCATAGGCGAAATCGGCGCGGGTATCTGGCAGGCACAGGGAGAAGATGGGGATACAGTCACGACTATCGATGGTAATGGTAATCCTGTCACGACAACGAATCCGGATACTAAGGGTGATATCACCCTGCTAGCCCAAGCGTTGGGTAAAGTTAACGGTATGGCTTGGGGTGTGGCCATGGGTGACTTTGGCGCGCTGATCCAGGCCGTCTCGAGTGACACTAACTCTAACGTACTCGCAACGCCTTCTATCACTACCTTAGATAACCAAGAAGCCTCGTTTATCGTCGGTGATGAAGTCCCTATCCTGACGGGGTCAACTGCTAGCTCGAACAACAGTAACCCATTCCAAACCGTTGAGCGGAAAGAGGTTGGGGTGAAGCTTAAAGTGGTGCCTCAAATTAACGAGGGCAACGCCGTTAAACTGGCTATCGAGCAAGAAGTCTCCGGTGTCAATGGCAACACGGGCGTGGATATCTCCTTCGCTACCCGGCGTTTAACCACCACAGTGATGGCCGATTCGGGTCAAATTGTGGTGCTTGGTGGTCTGATCAACGAAGAAGTGCAGGAAAGCGTGCAAAAGGTGCCTTTCTTGGGTGATATTCCTATCCTAGGTCATCTGTTCAAATCTTCTTCCAGTAAGAAGACCAAGAAGAATCTGATGATCTTTATTAAGCCAACCATTATCCGTGATGGTGTGACTATGGAAGGGATCGCGGGTCGCAAATATAACTATTTCAGAGCCTTGCAGCTTGAGCAGCAGGAGCGTGGTGTCAATCTAATGCCGGACACTCAA from Shewanella putrefaciens includes these protein-coding regions:
- the gspD gene encoding type II secretion system secretin GspD, producing the protein MNNKRIRRKLIAGVVAGAAMFTSQFVWSEQYAANFKGTDIQEFINIVGKNLNKTIIVDPTIRGKINVRSYDLLNDEQYYQFFLNVLQVYGYAIVEMENNVIKVIKDKDAKTAAIRVANDNDPGLGDEMVTRIVALYNTEAKQLAPLLRQLNDNAGGGNVVNYDPSNVLMLSGRAAVVNKLVEIVRRVDKQGDTSVQVVPLEFASAGEMVRIIDTLYRATANQSQLPGQAPKVVADERINAVVVSGDEKSRQRVVELIHRLDAEQASTGNTKVRYLRYAKAEDLVEVLTGFAQKLEGEKDPSAQAGAKRRNEINIMAHTDTNALVISAEPDQMRTIESVINQLDIRRAQVLVEAIIVEVAEGDNVGFGVQWASKAGGGTQFNNLGPTIGEIGAGIWQAQGEDGDTVTTIDGNGNPVTTTNPDTKGDITLLAQALGKVNGMAWGVAMGDFGALIQAVSSDTNSNVLATPSITTLDNQEASFIVGDEVPILTGSTASSNNSNPFQTVERKEVGVKLKVVPQINEGNAVKLAIEQEVSGVNGNTGVDISFATRRLTTTVMADSGQIVVLGGLINEEVQESVQKVPFLGDIPILGHLFKSSSSKKTKKNLMIFIKPTIIRDGVTMEGIAGRKYNYFRALQLEQQERGVNLMPDTQVPVLEEWNQSEYLPPEVNDILERYKEGKGLDTQMRKTDSTLKTLDESKKKDEANE
- the gspC gene encoding type II secretion system protein GspC, giving the protein MDLLDKVIAKAAGIPHKPLSQFVFWLGLVASLLLAAQITWKLVPTTSSPSAWSPTAVTTGKGAGQVDLAALQQLGLFGTAAPKSEQPKAEVVETVTDAPKTTLSIQLTGVVASTADQKGLAIIESSGSQETYSLGDKIKGTSASLKEVYADRIIITNAGRYETLMLDGLVYTSQSPANQQLQKAKGDKVEVASRVDQRKNAEISQELAESRSELLADPSKITDYIAISPVKQGENVVGYRLNPGKDVNLFKQAGFKANDLAKSINGYDLTVMSQALEMMSQLPELTEVSIMVEREGQLVEIMFSLPQ